The nucleotide sequence CGATAAACTAATTGAGTCAGCTCTGGAGCATAGCCCAACAACATTAACATCGGAACAAAAACAGGTGCCATAATTGCCCACTTCCCCGAAGCGGAACCAATAAACAAATTAATGAATCCAGTGAAAAAAATCAGACCCAACAGCAAAGGAATTCCTGTTAATCCGGTTTTTTGCAACAATTCTGCTCCCGAAATTGCGACTATAATTCCTAAGTTTGACCAACTAAAATAAGCAACAAATTGAGCCATGAAAAACGCAAGGACTATGTAATATCCCATCCCACTCATGGCTGAGGTCATCCCTTGGATGGCATCTTTGTCTGTTTTAATGGTTCCTGCTCCCAATCCATAGGCAATACCCATAATCAGAAACACAAACGTAATAATAAATATGATGCCACTGAGAAAGGGTGAGGGAATAATTGTGAATGTTTCTGGCTGTCGGAGAATTCCCTGGGGTGGTAGCACTAGAGCCATAAGCAGCCCGGTTAAAGCTGCCAAGGAATAACCCGCCCATCTTAATCCTCTTTTTTCTACTGCTGTTAGTTTTTCCCTGGAAAAACTAACGGTTTCTGAGGGTTGATAACTGCCTAGTCGGGGTGCAATAATGCTCTCGGTCACCCACCAGCCCAACACGGTGATCAGAAGGGCTGAAACTGCCATGAAATAATAATTTGCAGTGGCATCGACTGTATAACTGGGATCAATTAATTGAGCACCACTTTGAGTCATCCCTGCCAACAAAGGGTCAAGGGCATTGACTAGTAAGTTGGCACTAAATCCTCCTGCGACTCCGGCAAAAGCAGCCGCTAATCCTGCTAGAGGGTGTTTACCAAACGAGAGAAAAACTAAAGCAGCTAAGGGGGGGAGAATAACAAAACCTGCATCTGCTGCTAGGTTTGACATAACACCAATAAACACAATTACAGGGGTAATGAACTGGGCTGGTGCAATTAAAACTCCCTGGCGCAGAATAGCAGCTATAAATCCTGTATATTCGGCCACTCCAAATCCCAAAACTGCCACTAATACAGTTCCCAATGGTGGAAAGGAAACAAAATTAGTCACAGCCTTACTGACAATGCGACGAATTCCGTCTGGGGTCAGGATAGAAATTGCCTCGATGGTTTCTTGGGTTGCTGGATGAGTGACTGACACCCCCATAACACTTGCGATCGCACTTAAAAAAACAATAGTAAAGCACAGAACAATAAAGATCGTGACAGGATCAGGCAGACGATTGCCGATGTTTTCAACACTTTGCAGGATAGAGGCAATGAAGTTTTTTTTCCTATTACTTACCATAGGTGTTTAGAGGATCTAAATTCACTGGTATAGGAGTAGAAAAATTGTTAATAATTTCTGCTTCAGTTAGCCAGGAAATAGCCAACTCCCCATTTCTAGCTCTTCTTCGCTGTAGAGGAACTGATCAAACAACTCTGCCATTTCAGTTCTGGAAATCGAGCCATCTTGATTGAGGTCTAAGCGCTTGAAGTTATTAGAAATTTCACTCACGTCAAGATCATAGGTTTTATAAAATGCGGTTAGCTCTTCTACTGCTATCTCTCCATCTAAATTGACATCCATCAATTGTAAAAAGGCATCTGCAAAACCATGATCAAAGCGCTTAGCGAGGTAATCTAACCATTCGTGTAATTCAATTTTTCCGTCTCCATTGGCATCGGCCAACTCAAGCAACCGCTGACCAAAACCAAGCCAGGAACTGGCCATCAGTTGATACTCTTGGGATTGTTTTGACCACCCTCGAATTTCTGCCAATGATGCCACTGTTGTTTCAAAGTCTTGGGGTTCAATGGCACCATTGCCATCGTAGTCCAGCATTTGAAATAATCGTTTTAGTTTGCGCTGACGACGTTGACTCATGGCATTGGATAAATTTGATCCCCTCAACCATATCCAGGCTAGGACAATCTGACTGCCAAATAACAGCGCACTCGCGATAAAAGGGGCACCAGGGTTAACATACTCAAACAGTAATCCAGAGACGAAGGGTCCAGCAATGGCACCTAGAGGGGTTAAAGACTGGGCAGCACCTAGCACGCTTCCCTGGTATTTCGTGCCTGCAGCCTGGGACAATAAGCTACCCAGAGATGGCCGAAACAGGGAGTCCCCAAAACCCAGAAGCACCAATGTAAAAAGTAGCACATAAAGGTGTTTAGCCAAAGGAAAGGAGACGAATGCAACTACTGTTATACCGAGTCCCAGGATCAGCATATTCACCTCTCCCAAGGTTTTGACAATCCGCCCAATTAAAATCCCTTGAGTAACTACCGTGACCAAGCCAAGCAAAAGAAAGGCATACCCAGTGTGTTCAGCACTCCATCCCCAAATT is from Moorena sp. SIOASIH and encodes:
- a CDS encoding AbgT family transporter, which gives rise to MVSNRKKNFIASILQSVENIGNRLPDPVTIFIVLCFTIVFLSAIASVMGVSVTHPATQETIEAISILTPDGIRRIVSKAVTNFVSFPPLGTVLVAVLGFGVAEYTGFIAAILRQGVLIAPAQFITPVIVFIGVMSNLAADAGFVILPPLAALVFLSFGKHPLAGLAAAFAGVAGGFSANLLVNALDPLLAGMTQSGAQLIDPSYTVDATANYYFMAVSALLITVLGWWVTESIIAPRLGSYQPSETVSFSREKLTAVEKRGLRWAGYSLAALTGLLMALVLPPQGILRQPETFTIIPSPFLSGIIFIITFVFLIMGIAYGLGAGTIKTDKDAIQGMTSAMSGMGYYIVLAFFMAQFVAYFSWSNLGIIVAISGAELLQKTGLTGIPLLLGLIFFTGFINLFIGSASGKWAIMAPVFVPMLMLLGYAPELTQLVYRIGDSSTNMITPLLPYFPIIVAYGQKYDKNLGLGTLIAIMLPYSLAFLLGWSILFILWLFLGLPWGPAVSTYL
- a CDS encoding MFS transporter, yielding MAKSSNTLFVISLSAFTNLIGFGIVIPLLPFYAKSFGASASTITLLFSVYALASFVTTLFLGSLSDRVGRRPLLLLSLAGSAIAYLWFALANSLITLFLARALAGAMSYSIVIAQAYVGDITTPENRSKGMGILGAALGLGFTLGPALSGVLVGLGGDNPNLRLPLFIAALFSFAAFLLAWKFLPVSQSKSAPSSHSKKPQSKAETFNLWLVIKENPIIAFLISLGFFLRFGLFITQTILALWLNEIWGWSAEHTGYAFLLLGLVTVVTQGILIGRIVKTLGEVNMLILGLGITVVAFVSFPLAKHLYVLLFTLVLLGFGDSLFRPSLGSLLSQAAGTKYQGSVLGAAQSLTPLGAIAGPFVSGLLFEYVNPGAPFIASALLFGSQIVLAWIWLRGSNLSNAMSQRRQRKLKRLFQMLDYDGNGAIEPQDFETTVASLAEIRGWSKQSQEYQLMASSWLGFGQRLLELADANGDGKIELHEWLDYLAKRFDHGFADAFLQLMDVNLDGEIAVEELTAFYKTYDLDVSEISNNFKRLDLNQDGSISRTEMAELFDQFLYSEEELEMGSWLFPG